In Rutidosis leptorrhynchoides isolate AG116_Rl617_1_P2 chromosome 2, CSIRO_AGI_Rlap_v1, whole genome shotgun sequence, one genomic interval encodes:
- the LOC139889005 gene encoding F-box/kelch-repeat protein At3g06240-like, with product MSDLNQLPPDLIEAILSRLPVKSLDRFKSVSKAWYSLISSFIKTHILNLIINNPNPNPTHLILVPYKYSGNIIVPASDYSEYIYSLDIEQLNTQTLPATSTAKCLNFRKEWVEIRGSCNGNVLSNDIHDNLYLVNPTTQESLKVQDSGGESIGKTTYGFGYDSSKDDYKVIKISYKAISNSDLNSTLVHVYSLRNNSWNRLPNFPYRLLEHYNLRPGVGVLLNNNLHWLVGSRHSKLVIAAFSFADEEFHDIELPDPVNNDITEYSQLYVFGGKLYVLVYYWLNHDSFSYVLWVMEEYGVHKSWKKLCKINTDINLNGDEFFAQVSNQDIMLGHCYDHEILVYNMEEKRFTSVIVEGFPEIDAKVYGTYVESLESLEHFYLDNTSFC from the coding sequence ATGTCTGACCTAAACCAACTTCCACCAGACCTAATAGAAGCAATTCTATCTCGTCTACCAGTTAAATCCCTCGACCGTTTCAAATCAGTTTCAAAGGCATGGTACTCACTCATTTCCAGTTTCATAAAAACTCATATTCTTAACCTCATCATAAACAACCCCAATCCTAACCCCACCCACCTgattttagttccatacaaatactCTGGTAATATTATAGTTCCGGCATCTGATTATAGTGAATATATCTACTCACTTGATATAGAACAACTCAACACCCAAACCTTACCGGCAACCTCGACTGCTAAATGCCTGAATTTCCGGAAAGAATGGGTTGAGATACGAGGGTCTTGCAACGGGAATGTTTTATCCAATGATATACATGATAACCTCTATTTAGTCAATCCAACCACACAAGAGTCATTAAAAGTTCAGGATTCTGGTGGAGAAAGTATTGGGAAAACAACATATGGATTTGGTTATGATTCTTCTAAGGATGATTATAAAGTAATCAAAATTTCTTATAAAGCCATTTCAAATTCTGATCTTAATTCCACCTTGGTACACGTGTATAGTTTACGTAACAATTCATGGAACAGGTTACCTAATTTTCCTTACCGACTACTTGAACATTATAATCTACGTCCAGGGGTAGGGGTACTCTTGAACAATAATCTTCACTGGTTAGTTGGAAGCAGACACTCAAAATTGGTTATTGCTGCCTTTAGTTTTGCTGATGAGGAATTTCATGATATCGAGTTGCCTGATCCAGTTAATAATGACATAACCGAATATTCCCAGCTCTATGTTTTTGGTGGGAAATTATATGTTCTTGTTTATTATTGGTTGAACCATGATAGCTTCAGTTATGTATTGTGGGTGATGGAGGAGTATGGGGTTCATAAGTCTTGGAAGAAACTTTGTAAAATTAATACTGATATAAATCTCAATGGTGATGAGTTCTTTGCTCAAGTCAGCAATCAGGATATTATGTTGGGCCATTGTTATGACCATGAAATACTTGTATACAATATGGAAGAAAAAAGATTCACAAGTGTAATTGTTGAAGGGTTCCCAGAAATAGATGCGAAGGTTTATGGTACGTATGTTGAAAGCCTTGAATCACTTGAACATTTCTATTTGGACAACACTAGTttttgttag